The following proteins come from a genomic window of Rhodohalobacter sp. 614A:
- a CDS encoding N-acyl-D-amino-acid deacylase family protein encodes MTCDKRILTPFALIFVFLFSCSKPTQSQTEFDLLITNAKIVDGTGSEAFSGNILIDDGIIQKVGAFDTDTIQAVQTIDANGRVVSSGFIDTHSHGNPIETPRFDNFLSMGVTTISLGQDGNSPATENLSEWMDQVDSIGTGPNILHFMGHGTLRRLTNTPQQPILADANLEAMVGLMNNAMQAGSFGLTTGLEYESGRYATMPELVALAESVANHNGLVMSHVRSEDDTEIEDSIRELIEQGKKSGANIQASHIKVVYANNPTRAEAVLQLMNEAREKGIQITADVYPYTASFTGIGIVFPHWVTPANFNEVKESRRTELEEYLRNRIAMRNGPEATLFGTAPWAGMTLAEVADSLNKPFEDVLIDDIGPTGASAAYFVMNEEVMKRFLQDPHVMVSSDGSPTMRHPRGYGSFAKIIDNYVNTESVLTLEEAIHKMTGLPAEILGLSDSNQVEIPRGLLHEGFAADLLIFTPQNINDTADFENPHQYAEGFDWVFVNGEPVIEEGERNEIRPAGIIRKISK; translated from the coding sequence ATGACATGTGATAAAAGAATTCTCACTCCCTTCGCTCTAATTTTTGTTTTCCTGTTCTCCTGCTCCAAACCGACTCAATCCCAAACCGAGTTCGACCTCCTCATCACGAATGCTAAGATTGTAGACGGAACCGGATCAGAAGCTTTTTCCGGTAATATCTTGATTGATGACGGAATCATCCAAAAAGTGGGAGCGTTTGATACGGATACCATTCAAGCTGTTCAAACTATTGATGCAAACGGCCGCGTGGTTTCATCCGGTTTTATTGATACGCACTCGCATGGCAATCCGATTGAAACGCCCCGATTTGATAATTTTCTTTCGATGGGAGTCACAACCATCAGCCTGGGGCAAGATGGAAACAGTCCGGCTACTGAAAATCTGTCTGAGTGGATGGATCAGGTGGACTCGATTGGAACCGGGCCGAATATCCTTCACTTTATGGGCCATGGAACACTCCGGCGATTGACGAATACTCCCCAACAACCCATACTTGCAGATGCAAATTTAGAAGCGATGGTTGGCCTGATGAATAATGCAATGCAGGCCGGATCCTTTGGTCTGACCACTGGCCTTGAGTACGAATCCGGTCGGTATGCTACAATGCCAGAACTGGTGGCATTGGCTGAATCTGTAGCCAATCACAACGGATTGGTGATGAGCCATGTTCGCAGTGAAGATGACACTGAAATTGAAGATTCTATCCGTGAATTGATTGAGCAGGGGAAAAAATCAGGCGCCAACATTCAGGCCTCACACATTAAAGTTGTATATGCAAATAATCCGACCCGTGCTGAAGCTGTTCTGCAATTGATGAATGAAGCTCGCGAAAAAGGAATTCAAATTACGGCTGATGTTTATCCTTATACGGCCAGCTTTACCGGAATCGGGATTGTGTTTCCCCATTGGGTAACGCCCGCTAATTTCAATGAAGTAAAAGAATCGCGGCGTACCGAACTGGAAGAATATCTTCGCAATCGAATCGCCATGCGAAATGGCCCCGAAGCCACGCTTTTCGGAACGGCTCCCTGGGCAGGAATGACACTTGCGGAAGTGGCCGATTCTCTTAACAAACCATTTGAAGATGTATTAATTGACGATATTGGTCCTACAGGAGCCAGCGCAGCCTATTTTGTGATGAATGAAGAAGTAATGAAACGCTTCTTACAAGATCCTCATGTGATGGTCAGCTCCGATGGCAGTCCAACCATGCGTCATCCCCGGGGATACGGCAGTTTCGCCAAAATCATTGATAATTACGTGAATACAGAATCTGTGTTAACGCTCGAAGAAGCCATTCATAAAATGACTGGACTTCCTGCAGAAATACTTGGTTTGTCCGATTCGAACCAGGTTGAAATTCCACGCGGACTCCTTCACGAAGGCTTCGCCGCAGATCTTCTGATTTTTACCCCACAAAACATCAACGATACAGCCGATTTTGAAAATCCTCATCAATACGCCGAAGGATTTGATTGGGTGTTTGTGAATGGAGAGCCTGTGATTGAAGAGGGAGAACGAAATGAAATTCGTCCAGCGGGTATCATCAGAAAAATATCCAAATAA
- a CDS encoding alkaline phosphatase family protein: MNRFKSILLFYSFLFLCAGCSGTDSHPEKKTIFILVDGISAEVIESVETPNLDSIIAAGSYSRAYVGGEVGGYSESPTVSAVGYNHLLAGVWSNKHNVYDNDIENPNYNYWNIFRLFKNQYPEKKVAIFSSWTDNRTKLIGEKLPETGNFEMDIAVDGLELDSLNYPHEDGYIQKIDDEISKQAAESLANESPDLSWVYLWYPDDTGHNFGETEEYFESIRVADQQIERIRKAVQEREKNYNEDWLMVVTTDHGRSLPDGKGHGGQSERERTTWIAIHADNLNSYFHESKPAMVDIYPTIARHMEIDIPPHIQRELDGVPLTNEISISDASADFNPENQSISLKWKSWENSGNVNIYLTTTNHFNAGEKDSYTQVADVPVSSEEAIIDVRDHSSEFYKVVLEAPNNTLNRWVIVN, encoded by the coding sequence ATGAACCGATTTAAAAGTATTCTCCTTTTTTATTCATTTCTATTTCTTTGCGCAGGCTGCTCCGGCACAGATTCCCATCCTGAAAAGAAAACCATTTTTATTTTGGTGGATGGAATTTCCGCTGAAGTCATCGAATCCGTTGAAACGCCAAATCTTGATTCGATCATTGCCGCCGGATCGTACAGCCGGGCGTACGTCGGAGGTGAAGTGGGTGGATATTCCGAATCGCCTACAGTTTCAGCGGTTGGCTACAATCATCTTTTAGCCGGGGTGTGGTCGAACAAACACAATGTGTATGACAATGACATCGAAAACCCCAATTACAATTATTGGAATATATTTCGGCTTTTTAAAAATCAATATCCGGAAAAGAAGGTTGCCATCTTCTCCTCCTGGACGGATAACCGTACAAAACTGATCGGGGAGAAACTTCCTGAAACCGGTAATTTCGAAATGGACATCGCCGTTGACGGGCTGGAGCTTGATTCTCTTAACTATCCTCACGAAGACGGATATATCCAAAAAATTGATGATGAGATTTCAAAGCAAGCTGCGGAGAGTTTAGCGAATGAGTCTCCCGATCTTTCCTGGGTGTATCTCTGGTATCCAGATGATACCGGCCACAATTTTGGTGAAACGGAGGAGTATTTTGAATCAATCCGGGTGGCTGATCAACAAATCGAGAGAATCCGGAAAGCTGTTCAGGAGCGTGAGAAGAATTACAACGAGGATTGGTTGATGGTTGTGACCACCGATCACGGCCGCAGTTTGCCGGACGGAAAGGGTCACGGCGGCCAAAGTGAGAGAGAACGAACCACGTGGATCGCAATCCATGCGGATAATCTGAATTCCTATTTCCATGAATCCAAACCGGCCATGGTGGATATTTACCCGACCATTGCGAGACATATGGAAATCGATATTCCGCCACATATCCAAAGGGAACTGGATGGGGTTCCTCTTACGAATGAAATTTCCATTTCGGACGCCTCCGCAGATTTTAACCCGGAAAATCAATCCATCTCACTGAAATGGAAGTCATGGGAAAATAGCGGAAACGTAAATATTTACCTGACAACGACGAATCATTTCAACGCCGGAGAAAAGGACTCTTATACACAGGTTGCCGATGTACCTGTCTCCTCAGAAGAAGCAATTATTGATGTAAGAGATCACTCATCAGAGTTTTACAAAGTAGTTTTGGAAGCTCCGAACAATACCTTAAACCGCTGGGTCATCGTGAATTAA